In a single window of the Rhineura floridana isolate rRhiFlo1 chromosome 3, rRhiFlo1.hap2, whole genome shotgun sequence genome:
- the LOC133381073 gene encoding zinc finger protein 345-like isoform X2: MEGDAWRNMAGGEPSEVLLERGEGQKEKRKLASRDEAKRREKRQMQKLRNECSASQRGKNKIQGGIHYQKEMRMSLECSKILSCQKAWNTHQRRHMREKPYKCLKCGKGFFDKSSLLRHQTVHTREKPNTSLGCGESIGQSGKLASHKKQYIGEKTYKFYKGDKSCSDHFMIVSHERMRTAEKLYKCLDFHQSFKQDYQLPRYQRSRTGEKLYMCPNCGEGFSQSYNLTSHQKSHTREKPYKCLECGKSFSQHVFLTGHQRSHTGDKSYKYLECGKSFSHSSTLTLHQRTHMRNKPYECLECGKSFSQSSSLTKHQRTHTGDKPYKCLECGKSFSEHSSLTKHQRTHTGDKPYKCFECGKGFSHSSTLTSHQRTHTGDKPYQCLECGKSFSENSSLTKHQRTHTGDKPYECLECGKSFSHHHHLTAHQRTHTGEKPYKCLECGKSFSESSSLTKHQRAHTGDKPYECLECGKSFSQSSSLTSHQRIHTGDKPYQCLDCGRSFSWRNSLTKHQRAHIGDKPYQCFDCGKSFSESSSLNKHQSAHIGDKPYKCFECGKGFSHSSSFTSHQRTHTGDKPYQCLECGKSFSHSSNLTSHQRTHTGDKPYQCLECGNSFSHSSNLTKHQRIHTGVKPYQCLECGKSFSHSSSLMSHQRTHTGEKPYKCLECGKSFSVSTTLTKHQRTHTGDKPYQCLECGKSFSQTSTLISHERTHTGAKPYECLECGKSFSHHHHLTAHQRIHTGEKPYKCLECGKSFSVGTTLTKHQRTHTGEKPYKCLECGKSFSQSNSLTSHQKIHTGDKSDQCLEYGKSFNQSSSLTEELIQGTNRINDWSVERASFRVLPLLHIQELIQGTNLISD; this comes from the exons ATGGAAG GAGATGCCTGGAGGAACATGGCTGGAGGGGAGCCATCAGAAGTGTTACTGGAAAGAggtgaggggcagaaggagaaaCGAAAATTGGCAAGTCGAGATGAAGCAAAGAGACGAGAGAAGAGACAAATGCAGAAGCTGAGGAATGAATGCAGTGCTTCTCAGCGtggtaaaaataaaattcaaggggGTATTCATTATCAGAAGGAAATGAGAATGTCCCTTGAGTGCAGTAAAATCTTAAGCTGCCAAAAAGCCTGGAATACACATCAGAGAAGGCATatgagagagaaaccatataaatgcttgaaaTGTGGGAAGGGATTTTTTGATAAATCAAGCCTTCTTAGACATCAGACAGTTCACACCAGAGAGAAACCAAATACATCCTTAGGCTGTGGGGAAAGTATTGGTCAGAGTGGAAAGCTTGCTTCCCATAAAAAACAATATATAGGGGAGAAAACATATAAATTCTACAAAGGTGACAAGAGCTGTTCTGATCATTTCATGATTGTTAGCCATGAGAGAATGCGCACAGCAGAGAAATTGTATAAATGTTTGGATTTTCACCAGAGCTTTAAACAGGATTATCAACTCCCTAGATATCAAAGAAGTCGCACAGGGGAAAAACTGTATATGTGCCCTAACTGTGGGGAAGGTTTCAGCCAGAGCTATAATTTGACAAGCCATCAGAAGAGTCACAcaagagagaaaccatataaatgcttggagtgtggaaaaagcttcagtcaaCATGTATTCCTTACTGGACATCAAAGAAgtcatacaggggacaaatctTATAAatacttggagtgtggaaagagcttcagtcacagtagcaccctcactttacatcaaagaactcatatgaggaacaaaccttatgaatgtttggagtgtggaaagagctttagtcagagtagctctcttactaaacatcaaagaacacatacaggggacaaaccttataaatgcttagagtgtggaaagagcttcagtgagcaTAGCtcccttactaaacatcaaagaactcatacaggggataaaccttataaatgctttgagtgtggaaagggcttcagtcacagtagcacccttacatcacatcaaagaactcatacaggggacaaaccttatcaatgcttggaatgtggaaagagtttcagtgagAATAGCtcccttactaaacatcaaagaactcatacaggggacaaaccttatgaatgcttggagtgtggcaagagcttcagtcaTCATCACCACCTTActgcacatcaaagaactcatacaggggaaaagccttacaaatgcttggagtgtggaaagagcttcagtgagagtagctCCCTTACTAAACACCAAAGAGCTCATACTGGGGACAAACCTTacgaatgcttggagtgtggaaagagcttcagccagagtagctcccttacttcacatcaaagaattcatacaggggacaaaccttatcaatgcctGGACTGCGGAAGGAGCTTCAGTTGGAGAAACtcccttactaaacatcaaagagcACATataggggacaaaccttatcagtgCTTtgactgtggaaagagcttcagtgagagtagctCCCTTAATAAACATCAAAGCGCTCATATAggggataaaccttataaatgctttgagtgtggaaagggcttcagtcacagtagctcTTTTAcgtcacatcaaagaactcatacaggggacaaaccttatcaatgcttggagtgtggaaagagcttcagtcacagtagcaaCCTTacatcacatcaaagaactcatacaggggacaaaccttatcagtgcttggaatgtggaaacagcttcagtcacagtagcaaccttactaaacatcaaagaattcatacaggggtcaaaccttatcaatgcttggagtgtggaaagagcttcagtcacagtagctcTCTTATGTCGCATcagagaactcatacaggggaaaagccttacaaatgcttggagtgtggaaagagcttcagtgtgagtACCActcttactaaacatcaaagaactcatacaggggacaaaccttatcaatgtttggagtgtgggaagagctttagTCAAACTTCCACCCTTATTTCACATgagagaactcatacaggggccaaaccttatgaatgcctggagtgtggaaagagcttcagtcatcaTCACCACCttactgcccatcaaagaattcatacaggggaaaagccttataaatgcttggagtgcggaaagagcttcagtgtgggTACcacccttactaaacatcaaagaactcatacaggggaaaagccttataaatgcttggagtgtggaaagagcttcagccagagtaactcccttacttcacatcaaaaaaTTCATACAGGTGACAAATCTGATCAATGCTTAGAGTATGGaaaaagcttcaatcagagtagctcCCTTACTGAAGAACTTATACAAGGGACAAACCGTATCAATgactggagtgtggaaagagcttcattcagAGTTCTGCCCTTACTTCATATccaagaactcatacagggaacaaaccttatcagtgattag
- the LOC133381073 gene encoding zinc finger protein 271-like isoform X1, translated as MEGHLSLKPNFIVWLEGNAEDFFVQGFAEEERSGGDAWRNMAGGEPSEVLLERGEGQKEKRKLASRDEAKRREKRQMQKLRNECSASQRGKNKIQGGIHYQKEMRMSLECSKILSCQKAWNTHQRRHMREKPYKCLKCGKGFFDKSSLLRHQTVHTREKPNTSLGCGESIGQSGKLASHKKQYIGEKTYKFYKGDKSCSDHFMIVSHERMRTAEKLYKCLDFHQSFKQDYQLPRYQRSRTGEKLYMCPNCGEGFSQSYNLTSHQKSHTREKPYKCLECGKSFSQHVFLTGHQRSHTGDKSYKYLECGKSFSHSSTLTLHQRTHMRNKPYECLECGKSFSQSSSLTKHQRTHTGDKPYKCLECGKSFSEHSSLTKHQRTHTGDKPYKCFECGKGFSHSSTLTSHQRTHTGDKPYQCLECGKSFSENSSLTKHQRTHTGDKPYECLECGKSFSHHHHLTAHQRTHTGEKPYKCLECGKSFSESSSLTKHQRAHTGDKPYECLECGKSFSQSSSLTSHQRIHTGDKPYQCLDCGRSFSWRNSLTKHQRAHIGDKPYQCFDCGKSFSESSSLNKHQSAHIGDKPYKCFECGKGFSHSSSFTSHQRTHTGDKPYQCLECGKSFSHSSNLTSHQRTHTGDKPYQCLECGNSFSHSSNLTKHQRIHTGVKPYQCLECGKSFSHSSSLMSHQRTHTGEKPYKCLECGKSFSVSTTLTKHQRTHTGDKPYQCLECGKSFSQTSTLISHERTHTGAKPYECLECGKSFSHHHHLTAHQRIHTGEKPYKCLECGKSFSVGTTLTKHQRTHTGEKPYKCLECGKSFSQSNSLTSHQKIHTGDKSDQCLEYGKSFNQSSSLTEELIQGTNRINDWSVERASFRVLPLLHIQELIQGTNLISD; from the exons ATGGAAG GACACCTGAGTTTGAAACCTAACTTCATAGTTTGGCTGGAAGGAAATGCAGAAGACTTCTTTGTTCAGGGTTTTGCAGAAGAGGAGAGATCAGGAG GAGATGCCTGGAGGAACATGGCTGGAGGGGAGCCATCAGAAGTGTTACTGGAAAGAggtgaggggcagaaggagaaaCGAAAATTGGCAAGTCGAGATGAAGCAAAGAGACGAGAGAAGAGACAAATGCAGAAGCTGAGGAATGAATGCAGTGCTTCTCAGCGtggtaaaaataaaattcaaggggGTATTCATTATCAGAAGGAAATGAGAATGTCCCTTGAGTGCAGTAAAATCTTAAGCTGCCAAAAAGCCTGGAATACACATCAGAGAAGGCATatgagagagaaaccatataaatgcttgaaaTGTGGGAAGGGATTTTTTGATAAATCAAGCCTTCTTAGACATCAGACAGTTCACACCAGAGAGAAACCAAATACATCCTTAGGCTGTGGGGAAAGTATTGGTCAGAGTGGAAAGCTTGCTTCCCATAAAAAACAATATATAGGGGAGAAAACATATAAATTCTACAAAGGTGACAAGAGCTGTTCTGATCATTTCATGATTGTTAGCCATGAGAGAATGCGCACAGCAGAGAAATTGTATAAATGTTTGGATTTTCACCAGAGCTTTAAACAGGATTATCAACTCCCTAGATATCAAAGAAGTCGCACAGGGGAAAAACTGTATATGTGCCCTAACTGTGGGGAAGGTTTCAGCCAGAGCTATAATTTGACAAGCCATCAGAAGAGTCACAcaagagagaaaccatataaatgcttggagtgtggaaaaagcttcagtcaaCATGTATTCCTTACTGGACATCAAAGAAgtcatacaggggacaaatctTATAAatacttggagtgtggaaagagcttcagtcacagtagcaccctcactttacatcaaagaactcatatgaggaacaaaccttatgaatgtttggagtgtggaaagagctttagtcagagtagctctcttactaaacatcaaagaacacatacaggggacaaaccttataaatgcttagagtgtggaaagagcttcagtgagcaTAGCtcccttactaaacatcaaagaactcatacaggggataaaccttataaatgctttgagtgtggaaagggcttcagtcacagtagcacccttacatcacatcaaagaactcatacaggggacaaaccttatcaatgcttggaatgtggaaagagtttcagtgagAATAGCtcccttactaaacatcaaagaactcatacaggggacaaaccttatgaatgcttggagtgtggcaagagcttcagtcaTCATCACCACCTTActgcacatcaaagaactcatacaggggaaaagccttacaaatgcttggagtgtggaaagagcttcagtgagagtagctCCCTTACTAAACACCAAAGAGCTCATACTGGGGACAAACCTTacgaatgcttggagtgtggaaagagcttcagccagagtagctcccttacttcacatcaaagaattcatacaggggacaaaccttatcaatgcctGGACTGCGGAAGGAGCTTCAGTTGGAGAAACtcccttactaaacatcaaagagcACATataggggacaaaccttatcagtgCTTtgactgtggaaagagcttcagtgagagtagctCCCTTAATAAACATCAAAGCGCTCATATAggggataaaccttataaatgctttgagtgtggaaagggcttcagtcacagtagctcTTTTAcgtcacatcaaagaactcatacaggggacaaaccttatcaatgcttggagtgtggaaagagcttcagtcacagtagcaaCCTTacatcacatcaaagaactcatacaggggacaaaccttatcagtgcttggaatgtggaaacagcttcagtcacagtagcaaccttactaaacatcaaagaattcatacaggggtcaaaccttatcaatgcttggagtgtggaaagagcttcagtcacagtagctcTCTTATGTCGCATcagagaactcatacaggggaaaagccttacaaatgcttggagtgtggaaagagcttcagtgtgagtACCActcttactaaacatcaaagaactcatacaggggacaaaccttatcaatgtttggagtgtgggaagagctttagTCAAACTTCCACCCTTATTTCACATgagagaactcatacaggggccaaaccttatgaatgcctggagtgtggaaagagcttcagtcatcaTCACCACCttactgcccatcaaagaattcatacaggggaaaagccttataaatgcttggagtgcggaaagagcttcagtgtgggTACcacccttactaaacatcaaagaactcatacaggggaaaagccttataaatgcttggagtgtggaaagagcttcagccagagtaactcccttacttcacatcaaaaaaTTCATACAGGTGACAAATCTGATCAATGCTTAGAGTATGGaaaaagcttcaatcagagtagctcCCTTACTGAAGAACTTATACAAGGGACAAACCGTATCAATgactggagtgtggaaagagcttcattcagAGTTCTGCCCTTACTTCATATccaagaactcatacagggaacaaaccttatcagtgattag